One Elusimicrobiota bacterium genomic region harbors:
- a CDS encoding NAD(P)/FAD-dependent oxidoreductase — protein MTAPSVVVVGGGAAGFFAAIAAAEVGASVVLLERGREVLAKVRISGGGRCNVTHACFEPKRLVQHYPRGGRELLGPFHHFQPRDTMDWFLKRGVDLKIESDGRVFPSSNQSQSIVDALMSAARAAGVRIHTGLGDLHVKKEENHFRVHQGENLWQGDRLILATGSGAQGHRWAHELGHSIVSPVPSLFTLTISDPRIKGLAGVSVKYADLSIEGTELKQSGALLITHWGLSGPVVLKLSAWGARELNEREYKAHVCVNWVGRRGELVQEEMKGMRTDFPRGAVSVRPLGDLPHRLWERLVSAAGLVRDRRWADLTKTESVRLGDELTRGRFLVSGKSAFKEEFVTAGGVRLKEINFSTMESRLCPKLYFAGELLDIDGVTGGFNFQSAWTTGWLAGRAAGGGR, from the coding sequence GTGACAGCCCCATCTGTCGTTGTGGTGGGTGGGGGGGCCGCGGGATTTTTTGCCGCCATTGCCGCGGCGGAGGTCGGGGCTTCGGTTGTTCTCCTGGAACGGGGACGGGAGGTTTTGGCAAAAGTCCGGATCTCGGGAGGTGGGCGATGTAATGTGACACACGCCTGTTTCGAACCGAAACGTCTCGTTCAACATTATCCCCGGGGGGGGCGCGAGCTCTTAGGTCCCTTTCACCACTTTCAGCCCCGTGACACCATGGACTGGTTTCTCAAACGGGGTGTCGATCTGAAGATCGAATCCGATGGTCGCGTTTTCCCCTCTTCCAACCAATCCCAATCCATTGTGGACGCTCTGATGAGTGCCGCCCGTGCGGCCGGTGTCAGGATCCACACGGGTCTCGGGGATCTGCATGTCAAAAAAGAAGAAAACCATTTTCGGGTCCATCAGGGTGAAAACCTGTGGCAAGGGGACCGCTTGATCCTGGCCACCGGAAGCGGAGCCCAAGGCCATCGCTGGGCCCACGAGCTGGGGCATTCCATCGTTTCCCCTGTACCGTCCCTATTTACATTGACCATTTCAGACCCGCGGATAAAAGGATTGGCTGGAGTTTCGGTAAAATATGCCGATCTATCCATTGAAGGGACCGAGCTTAAACAATCGGGCGCCTTGCTGATTACCCATTGGGGTCTTAGTGGACCTGTTGTGCTTAAATTATCGGCATGGGGGGCACGGGAGCTTAACGAACGAGAGTACAAGGCTCACGTTTGCGTTAATTGGGTGGGAAGGCGGGGCGAATTGGTTCAAGAAGAGATGAAAGGCATGCGAACCGATTTTCCCAGGGGCGCTGTGTCTGTGCGGCCCCTTGGTGATCTACCTCATCGATTGTGGGAACGGCTTGTGAGCGCGGCGGGGTTGGTCCGCGATCGCCGATGGGCGGACCTTACAAAAACAGAATCCGTTCGTTTAGGGGATGAGCTGACCCGCGGACGTTTTTTAGTTTCTGGAAAAAGCGCGTTCAAAGAAGAGTTTGTTACCGCGGGGGGGGTCCGTTTGAAAGAGATCAATTTTTCGACTATGGAAAGCCGGCTTTGTCCAAAACTTTACTTTGCGGGTGAACTCTTAGACATTGATGGGGTCACAGGAGGGTTCAACTTTCAGAGCGCTTGGACAACCGGTTGGCTTGCGGGTCGTGCCGCTGGGGGAGGTCGTTAG
- a CDS encoding outer membrane lipoprotein-sorting protein, producing MIPIVLASALLLALPMVSFSAEKLDGRTIVQRVNDRDDGKDSYAKVEMLLTDRSGVTQARSMISAVKDFGPLTKSYIRFTAPASIDGTCFLSWQVEGKDDEQFLYLPVIGRDRRIASSQKNSDFVNTDFTYEDMQERNVDKDTHTLLREESRSGRECWVIESVPLDPKSSQYKRWISWIPKDIYIPLRVEYYTRVIRQPTKIFTVRRLEKIQDIWTAMEVEMKNSERNTQTILRTTQIKYNDGLPNRMFTRGFLKQTR from the coding sequence ATGATCCCTATCGTTCTTGCTTCTGCCCTTCTGTTGGCCTTACCAATGGTTTCTTTTTCGGCCGAAAAACTGGACGGAAGAACCATCGTGCAACGGGTCAATGACCGAGACGATGGCAAGGACAGTTACGCCAAAGTCGAAATGCTTTTGACCGACAGGTCCGGGGTGACTCAGGCGCGGTCGATGATTTCGGCCGTAAAAGATTTTGGACCCCTGACGAAAAGCTACATCCGTTTTACGGCCCCCGCGTCCATTGATGGGACCTGCTTTCTTTCGTGGCAAGTGGAGGGGAAAGACGATGAGCAGTTCCTTTATCTCCCGGTAATCGGTCGCGATCGACGCATCGCGTCCTCACAAAAAAACAGTGATTTTGTGAACACGGACTTCACGTATGAAGACATGCAAGAGCGCAATGTGGACAAAGACACCCACACCCTTCTCCGGGAAGAATCCAGGAGCGGTCGGGAGTGTTGGGTGATTGAAAGCGTTCCTTTGGATCCGAAATCGTCCCAATACAAGCGATGGATTTCCTGGATCCCCAAAGACATTTACATCCCATTGCGTGTCGAATATTACACCCGGGTGATTCGTCAACCCACGAAAATATTTACAGTTCGGCGACTCGAAAAAATCCAAGACATTTGGACCGCCATGGAAGTGGAAATGAAAAATTCCGAGCGAAACACCCAAACGATCCTGCGTACCACTCAAATCAAATACAACGATGGCCTTCCCAACCGCATGTTTACCCGAGGCTTTCTGAAGCAGACACGGTAA
- a CDS encoding MBL fold metallo-hydrolase produces the protein MENAPKNFSIRFHGGADEVTGSRHLVEYGDSRILMDCGLYQGHRHEALLKTRSFPADPKSISSVLLSHAHIDHSGGLPLLVKEGFRGGIHCTEPTADLLRIMLMDSAILQEEDAKFFNKIHAAEGLRIEPLYDKEDVERTLAVLKTHPYDESFEVVPGVEGAFFNAGHVLGSAMVHLGLRTLKRKRHLLFTGDLGRRESILMDPPKIPAHVDYLLIETTYGGRTHPPVHEAEAFLTNVINRSEKEGGPILIPSFALERTQELVFILEKLLRQKKIKPIHIYVDSPMATNITEIFQKHMSHVSLSKEFRDFAVKDGDPFGFGSVRYVRSVEESKRLMNTPGRKIIMAGSGMCEGGRILHHLRNLVGFSHTTIVIVGHQASGTLGRRLVEGSRKVKIFGLMHAVAAEVQVLTHLSSHADQEDLAWFVRSLSPRPAQTFLVHGDQTQREALRDRLKSEGIDRVITPRFGEVFELD, from the coding sequence ATGGAAAACGCACCAAAAAATTTCTCGATCCGGTTTCATGGGGGGGCGGATGAGGTGACGGGCTCCCGCCATTTGGTGGAATATGGAGATTCCCGAATCCTGATGGATTGCGGCCTCTATCAAGGGCATCGTCACGAGGCGTTGCTCAAAACCCGGTCTTTCCCCGCGGATCCCAAATCCATTTCCTCCGTTCTCCTTTCCCACGCGCACATTGACCATTCGGGAGGATTGCCCCTGTTGGTGAAGGAAGGTTTTCGCGGGGGGATTCACTGCACGGAGCCGACGGCGGATCTCCTCCGCATCATGTTGATGGATTCCGCCATTTTGCAGGAGGAAGACGCTAAATTTTTCAATAAAATCCATGCCGCCGAAGGCCTCCGCATTGAGCCCCTTTATGACAAAGAGGATGTGGAGAGGACCTTGGCGGTGTTGAAAACCCATCCCTACGACGAATCGTTTGAAGTGGTTCCCGGGGTGGAAGGCGCTTTTTTTAACGCGGGCCACGTCTTGGGATCCGCCATGGTTCACCTGGGGCTGCGAACATTGAAACGAAAACGGCATCTCCTTTTTACGGGGGACTTGGGTCGCCGGGAGAGTATTTTAATGGATCCACCTAAAATCCCCGCCCACGTGGACTACCTTCTGATTGAAACCACTTACGGAGGGCGCACCCACCCGCCGGTGCATGAGGCCGAAGCGTTCCTGACCAACGTGATCAACCGGTCCGAAAAGGAGGGGGGGCCCATCCTGATCCCCAGTTTTGCGTTGGAACGGACCCAGGAACTCGTGTTCATCTTGGAAAAACTTCTCCGACAAAAGAAAATAAAGCCTATTCACATCTATGTGGATAGCCCCATGGCCACGAACATAACCGAAATATTTCAGAAACATATGAGCCATGTCAGTTTGTCAAAAGAATTTAGGGATTTTGCTGTTAAGGATGGGGACCCCTTTGGGTTCGGGTCTGTTCGCTATGTTCGATCGGTGGAGGAATCCAAGCGGTTGATGAATACCCCCGGCCGAAAAATTATTATGGCGGGATCAGGGATGTGTGAGGGAGGGAGGATTCTTCATCATCTGCGCAATTTGGTGGGATTCTCCCACACGACGATCGTGATTGTGGGTCACCAGGCGTCCGGGACCCTGGGCCGTCGGCTCGTGGAAGGATCCCGTAAGGTGAAAATATTCGGGCTCATGCACGCCGTGGCGGCGGAAGTCCAGGTTTTGACTCACCTTTCCTCCCACGCGGATCAAGAGGACTTGGCGTGGTTCGTCCGTAGCCTTTCGCCTCGTCCGGCACAGACCTTTCTTGTCCATGGGGACCAGACCCAGCGGGAAGCCCTTCGCGACCGCCTGAAATCCGAGGGGATTGACCGTGTGATTACCCCCCGATTTGGCGAGGTGTTCGAACTGGATTAG
- a CDS encoding CDGSH iron-sulfur domain-containing protein has product MSEPRVAQKGPYIKEESPGMKHWCACGHSANQPYCDGAHAKSGTGLRPVPVEINEVKKVAWCGCKHTKTPPYCDGTHRNLPA; this is encoded by the coding sequence ATGTCCGAACCTCGCGTGGCTCAGAAAGGTCCTTATATCAAAGAAGAAAGCCCTGGAATGAAACACTGGTGTGCGTGTGGGCATTCGGCGAACCAACCCTACTGCGATGGGGCCCATGCCAAAAGTGGGACGGGGCTTCGACCTGTTCCTGTTGAAATAAATGAGGTCAAAAAAGTGGCGTGGTGTGGGTGTAAGCACACCAAGACCCCGCCCTATTGCGACGGAACCCACCGTAACCTCCCCGCCTAG
- a CDS encoding sodium-translocating pyrophosphatase, whose protein sequence is MQGLTSFEQIAIWCVLGVAIIGLWYAYFLRKQILREDSGTPKMKEVWNAIREGADAYLGQQLKSILPLIGVLTVALFYSVYIVPPTPEAMERFHGMTEDRVRMIIGLARAGAFVMGAFFSLMVGQIGMRMAVQANVRVASAARRSFGDALRIAYRAGTVTGMLTDGLGLLGGTVIFIILGIAAPDALLGFGFGGTLLALFMRVGGGIFTKAADVGADLVGKVEAGIPEDDPRNPAVIADLVGDNVGDCAGMASDIFESYEVTIVAGLILGLALMHITGRMEWIVFPLMVRGIGVLSSIFGTYVVKEGPGGAGNAMKAIFKGFLVSAAISAGLFFIAGYFYLRGPEMDAWGGWWRIPMAVASGVLLAILIDRLTEHFTGTEASPVKEIKKSADTGPATLILQGISTGFESSVWSILVIALTIVSSIGIFGTIPGLDPAQRVTFILYGVAMTGIGMLTLTGNNVAMDSFGPIADNANGIGEMSWSGMTDPETKAAQRIMADLDGVGNTTKAITKGVAIGSAVIAAVALFGSFLVDVARSQIEHKVEPDKLITALGIRVDVPIVFVGMLIGGALPWLFSSFAIQAVSRAAAKIVQECRRQFKLGVLEGKVPVDYRQAVSISTTAAQKELVSLALLGILTPILVGLVFQVEALGGFLAGLILSGQLLAVFMNNSGGAWDNAKKLLEEEPRSLADNTGKGSERHKATVVGDTVGDPLKDTSGPALNPMIKVVNLVAVIIAPIVVGFQPLGAKGWTVAALLLATLIWAIRRSKKPVEDMTKAV, encoded by the coding sequence ATGCAAGGTTTAACATCGTTCGAACAAATTGCCATATGGTGCGTTTTGGGTGTCGCCATCATTGGTTTATGGTATGCCTATTTTCTACGGAAGCAGATTTTGCGGGAAGATTCTGGAACGCCCAAAATGAAAGAAGTGTGGAACGCCATTCGGGAAGGCGCGGACGCTTATCTGGGCCAACAATTGAAATCCATTCTGCCGTTAATCGGTGTGTTAACGGTGGCGCTCTTCTACTCGGTCTACATCGTCCCTCCTACTCCGGAAGCCATGGAGCGGTTTCACGGGATGACGGAAGACCGCGTGCGGATGATCATCGGGTTGGCGCGGGCGGGGGCGTTCGTTATGGGGGCTTTTTTTAGCTTGATGGTGGGCCAGATCGGAATGCGGATGGCGGTGCAAGCCAACGTCCGCGTGGCCTCGGCGGCGCGACGTTCCTTTGGTGACGCGCTCCGGATTGCCTATCGAGCGGGGACCGTGACTGGGATGTTGACCGACGGTTTAGGTCTTTTAGGCGGAACGGTGATCTTTATTATCCTCGGCATTGCCGCGCCGGACGCTCTTTTAGGTTTTGGTTTTGGTGGGACTCTCCTCGCTCTCTTTATGCGTGTGGGTGGTGGTATCTTTACAAAGGCCGCGGACGTGGGGGCCGATTTGGTGGGGAAAGTCGAAGCGGGCATTCCTGAAGACGATCCACGCAATCCGGCCGTCATTGCGGATTTGGTGGGCGACAACGTGGGAGACTGCGCGGGGATGGCCTCGGATATTTTCGAGTCCTACGAAGTGACCATCGTGGCCGGACTAATTCTAGGTTTAGCCCTTATGCACATTACCGGGCGAATGGAGTGGATTGTGTTTCCCCTCATGGTGCGGGGCATCGGGGTCCTCTCTTCGATTTTCGGAACCTATGTCGTGAAAGAGGGGCCGGGGGGGGCGGGGAACGCGATGAAAGCGATTTTCAAGGGGTTCTTGGTTTCAGCGGCCATCAGCGCGGGTCTCTTCTTCATCGCGGGATACTTTTATCTGCGTGGGCCTGAAATGGACGCTTGGGGTGGTTGGTGGCGGATTCCGATGGCAGTGGCTTCGGGTGTTCTGTTGGCTATTCTTATTGATCGGTTGACCGAACACTTTACGGGAACCGAAGCTTCCCCCGTCAAAGAAATTAAAAAGTCAGCGGACACGGGGCCGGCGACCCTCATCCTCCAGGGCATTTCAACGGGTTTCGAAAGCTCCGTCTGGTCGATCCTCGTTATTGCCCTGACGATCGTTTCTTCCATCGGGATTTTTGGCACGATTCCCGGATTGGACCCGGCCCAGCGGGTGACGTTTATTCTGTATGGGGTGGCCATGACAGGTATTGGAATGTTGACCCTGACCGGCAATAACGTGGCCATGGACTCGTTCGGTCCTATTGCGGACAACGCGAACGGAATCGGGGAAATGTCCTGGTCCGGAATGACAGATCCTGAAACGAAGGCGGCACAACGGATTATGGCGGATCTCGACGGGGTCGGAAACACGACCAAGGCCATCACTAAGGGCGTGGCAATCGGTTCCGCCGTTATCGCGGCCGTTGCCCTCTTTGGTTCCTTTTTGGTGGACGTCGCTCGATCGCAAATTGAGCATAAGGTTGAGCCGGATAAACTTATCACGGCGCTGGGGATTCGGGTCGATGTGCCCATCGTTTTTGTGGGTATGTTGATCGGGGGCGCCCTTCCCTGGCTCTTTTCTTCCTTCGCCATTCAAGCGGTGAGTCGCGCGGCGGCCAAAATCGTTCAGGAGTGCCGTCGTCAGTTCAAGTTGGGCGTTTTGGAGGGAAAGGTTCCGGTGGATTATCGGCAGGCGGTGTCCATTTCGACCACGGCGGCTCAAAAAGAATTGGTGAGTTTAGCTCTGTTGGGCATCCTCACGCCTATTCTCGTGGGTCTGGTGTTCCAGGTGGAAGCCCTGGGCGGGTTTTTGGCCGGACTTATTTTGTCGGGTCAGCTCCTCGCGGTCTTTATGAACAATTCCGGTGGCGCTTGGGACAACGCGAAGAAACTGCTTGAAGAGGAACCGCGGAGCCTTGCCGACAACACGGGCAAAGGTTCTGAGCGACACAAAGCAACGGTCGTGGGAGATACCGTGGGCGACCCGTTAAAAGACACGTCAGGGCCCGCGCTGAACCCTATGATTAAAGTGGTCAACCTGGTGGCCGTCATTATTGCTCCCATTGTGGTGGGGTTTCAACCCCTGGGGGCGAAGGGATGGACGGTGGCGGCCCTTCTCCTCGCAACGCTTATTTGGGCGATTCGCCGGTCCAAAAAACCGGTGGAAGATATGACGAAAGCGGTCTAA